AGAAGCCCAGGGCTTTGATAGCACTCTCCTTGGCTGTGGAGACCTGGGCATtctgcctgtttcttttttcctcgAAAGCTTCCCTGGCCAAGCACAGAGAGGTGGCTTGAACCAAGGTCTTCCATATCTTTGGGTGGCCATGATCCCTGAATGGGCTTGAATGTTCTCAGGTGGTTTTGTTCTTGTCAAATGAACTAATAATGAAACAGCCTGTGgttcaaggaaagaggaaaaagtgagaGGCTTATTCTATATTATTGCAGTTTGAATATTAACAAGGGAAATGAGTATTTTAGGTTCACATCTTTGCACTCTGCCATTATAGGTTCCATACATCTGAAAAGCACTAAATACACTACACTTTCTTCAGTAGACTTTGGGTAATCTGCACACCATCCTGACAGACACGGGGGTGGGAGCAACTCTGACTGGGAAGCTGgagaaatttcagaaaagagagTTATTCAGAGCATCAAAGGGCTTGGCTTCAAAGACACAGTGACAGGGAAGCATCAGGAAGAGCCACTGGAATTCCACCCAACCATGTCTTACAATattcccagcagctgcctctaAGTGTATTCTAATCCCAAGAGATTATGCGTCTGGATGGGGGAAAGCACACTGCCAGAATTAATATCTGTGGTATTAATACAAGTATCCCCCAGTTAATTAGCTCGCCTTTGAATGCACATGACATGTAAGTACCTGATGCACCATCTTGTTGAATGCAAAAATGTTGCCCAAAGCTCTGTTCTGGCATCTGGGCTCTGCTCTTTCCCCCATCTTCCGAGAGGCTATTTGGGAGCGTGACAGAGGAATGCTGGTGGGAGCCCTCTGACTGCAGCATGGCCTGGCTGGCTTTACAGTCTTTGGCACTGTGGGGATTGTTCTCAGTATCCAGGGTCTCAGTGAGAGACTCACAAGTGGACAAAGTTGATTTTGGTCTTGATGACCTGGAATCTCCAGAAAGCTTGAGCTCCAGATTCTGAATCTTCAACAGGCACCAAGTCTTCAGCTCATCGACCAAGGAAATCTATGAGAAAAAGATGGTAAATTACAATGATCCTATGATTAGATCCTATGGTTCCTGGGCTGCTGAGGACATGTGGCAGGGACAAAGAGAAGCAAGCCTGCTATCTGTGGGCTTAGGCTCCCTGTACAGATATGCATGATGCTGCTGGGAATATGTAAAGGACTGCAAATCAAAAAAGATGAAGAGCTATGCATTAGATAATGAAGGGCACCCTCTTGAGTCCAAGCTACCACCTCTTAGATTTGAATGTGCTACTTCCAGTGCAACTCTAAGTCCTCTGATCAAGGCTGACTTGTTTACTCATACAGTTAATGGTACTTGCTAAGTGCACGGAACATCACATGTGGTCAAAGCTGCCATTTTTTAAGAGTGAAATTCAAATTAGACACTTCTAGGACACAACTTTATACCATTACCAACCTTTGCTCCTCTGTTCATTCGGTGATAAAGATGAGTCCAACACTCAGTGATAAATTACTAACAGCTTTCAAATTACAAAGGTGCTTAATAAGTGTCAGCTGCAGAGGCATTTGCCagtaatcatttaaaaaaacgAGCAGCTCTTTTACCCTTTTGTTCATGTGACATCATAAATTTAGGTCAGACCCTCCTATGCACATGGACATTTAGTCCATGCATTTAGTAAAGCCCAATTCAGTTTTTCCAGTAGTTTCAATTAGACCCAACAGGACAGGAACAGCTGATATCACTTTTAATGGTAATTCCAATTCACCTGATGTATCACTCCAGTATCTCATTTCTTAAATGGCGATTACAAGATGGAGCACAAGCCCAGACATTCAGAAGCCAATGTAATACTtatgtcaaaataaaaactaaagcTGCCTTAGATTCATAAGTACTTTTCTTCGGAGAAAAGTTCTATGGATGTTAGAGCAAAGTATCTTGATCAGTAGTTTATGCTGGGATTATCACAGCTGCCAGCTTTTTAACATGGATTTGGAACGGTCTTACAAAAAGTCATGACATTTTACTAGCACAAAGTGCATTTCTCAATTCTTAGAAGAATACCaataatgagaaaattaattgtattttcaaTTTACCTGAGTGGAGAAACACAAATTTCTTAGCCTGTTTTAATGGTGAGTTTTTGCAGAAGCTAGAAGGGCAAGAGCTGGATCTCTACGGGAAGTTATTCTTGTAATGCTGATTAAACAAGCATACAAAAGGAACTTGCCTATTGGCAGTAACACACAGCTTGGGGATGGCGCACCGTTGCCAAAGTCAGAGGGAAGAACTGCAGCCTTTTAATACATGGCGGGGAAAAAAGATCAGacagagaagaagggagagattCCCAGGGCACGCAACCAAATGGATGAGAAGCAAATGGAACAACGCAGATCTTCGCCTTTGTTACTGTTTGCAGATGTTCCTGCAGATGTCCTTTAATGAAGCAAAAGCTGAAAGCACAACTGTTAAAAATTCAAGCGGCAGGAATTTTTGCAAAGCACTATGttagaaaaaagatattttgttaCAGATCCCACACTTCAGACCTACGAAATTAAATTATGACAGTGGAACTGGATTTCACATTCCCCATTTCTAATGCAAAAGGTTTATAAATTCAGTTTAGAGATTAAGGGGGTGGATAGGAATAATTTGGTCTTTGAAGCTCTTCTGCTTGTTTCAACAGATGAGAGAAATCTCCAGTATTCTGTCTGCCTGCTGGAACGAAACTCTTTGAGCTGATCCATCTGAGCTAACAGGGAGTAGCTGTTTCGAGCCCTACCTGCCGTTTCTCcccctcatttttttccagctcagtgTGCTGTTGCAGGCGGTGCAGGCACTCCGTTCTCTCTGCGGACAGCCGCTCAGCCATAAGCTTGTCTAAAACACggagctgtggaaaaaaaccacaatttaGCTGAGATGATCatgttaaaaaccaaaccaaactgcCATGCGTGAACCTTATAAATCAAAGTACAGTCTGTCTTTCAGTCTCCATTTCTAGGAATGCTGCCAACTACAATTAGATGTAGCTTGCAAAAATGTTCAATCACAAAATtgtcaaataataaaaattacattaaaaataaaaattaatttagaggATCTTGAATCTCAGTGCAAACAGAATTCAGCAAGAGGTGTTTTTACAATTATGAACTGAGCAGCTGTAGGActgctttctgtctttgtttcccTCTTAGGGCCTCATGCAGTTTAGACTTACAGTCTAAAGAAGCACCTGAAGCCACTTAACGCATTAAGTGTGGTTTTCTAAAGACCCTGGTTTGCAACATGAGATCCCTGTGCTATGTCACGGTTTCCTGGTCTTGAGTATTAgatttcaggtttgtttttaaaatgcaagaagCAATAAACAAATCAtgacaatgaaaatattcattaagCTCAGGATACGTTTCTAATAGTCATGTGGGCAAGCAGGCCTCCGGGTCATATTCTTACTTGATGTTGAGTTTTGGTTTCCATCTGGCCCAGCTTAACATTCATCTTATCTTGTACAGACCCAAACTCAGCTTTTATCTCTTCCACCGTTGCCTCCAGCTGATTCTCCAGTTTATTTATCAGGGGCTCACAACGACATCCATTTATCGGTGCCTGAAAGGAGTAATACATTTGCTTACTACATCCTGCTGTCCTCTTAGTGCACTTGGAACATTATCACAGCCTCCGGGAGTCAGTCTTGGGCTCTTCTGTACCATGTACTGTACCTCACCCTCCGATAACATCCTCCAGTAGCTCAGCCAACAGGCTATTCGTTGGAAAAGCACAGACTGGAAAAGGATTGATCTGATTTATACGGACACATCGTAACACAGCAGTGTTGATTTTGCTGGGGCCACAAGCAGCAATGTGCTCAGATCACATACGCCATGGTACTGTGTGCCGTATGAGGGGATACCACATTACAGGCCTATACCCCCTGTCTCAATGCTGTAATTTTGAATcgtacaaaaaaaatctgattttgtgGATGTGTGTGGGTTTGTGTGCACTTGTTTTTTAACCTAATGCCAATAACATGCTCGGTTTTATTGTGTACTGTATGGCAAGGTCTcactgctcctgcctgccttcaCCCTGCTGGCATTCAGCTGACCCTTATCTGCGGCGCACACCGCTGCCTTCCTTTGACGCACATGACACCGTCCCAAAGCTCCTCTGCAAGGGGAACTGCACTGGCCACATTTAAATCTCTCAGCGAGATGGTTGCAAAAGGTTCCCTGAAGGGAGCACAGCTAATCCTCATCAGCTTCCTCTGCAGTCTGCAGGCAAAAACTGGCTCCTTCAGGGGGGAGTCAGGAGCCAAAAGCGGCTGCTCTGAATCTGTCCGCAGAGGagcctccctctctcctttggCCCTGCAGTACTGTTTCACAAATTGGGGGTTATTCCCTTGGCAGGGGAAGGTGGGTGGTTTGCCGAGAGCGCTAGAGAAAGCTTCAGAAATATATGTACTTAAGAAATTCCGTTTGCTATTCAGGGCCTGAGGGCATCAAAGAAGACAGACGAGccaaaaaggagagagaggagtgtCATGTATTTCAAGAAATACTATAAGGGAGTGTAGCTCTATTAAGCTAATCTTCGTGAACAGATGAGATTTGTATACAAAACCTGTCTGCTCTCTGCACCTACCTTCCTGCTGCCCAAGTCCTTCCTACTGTCCCATCCTCCTACCATCAGATCCTAAGGGCAGGGAGACACTCCTTTTAGCATATGAAAGGTCCTCCACCCTTCCTGATGTCTGTTTATTAGGATAATCCCATAGTGCCCCTGTCTGGAAATTTCCCAAGCGTTACACAGCGAGATGTTGGCAAGTATGGCCAGTAAAGCCTTTGAAGTCTGACTTGAGTGATCTTCAGAATCTGCTGAATTTCTTAACTACAGCAAGGGACCGAGGAGAGCTGGTGGATGGATGTGAGAAGCTAAGGAAATGAAAGGACCGACCTCCCAGAGGTACAGGAGGGCAATATTAAGAAAAGAACAATACAGGCGTTTACAATGTTTACAGGGTAATTTGCTGACTGTTTTCACGCTTTTTAATAAATGTGTACTGGTAAATACTTGCGTAATAAAACGAGTAAAATATCAGTCTCTAAACTGGAATAACTGCACATGAGCTGGTAATTCCAGGTTTATTTGTGAACCAATTTCTGTACAGTTCCTGCCTCCAGTAATCCTAGACTCCCCAAAGACACGTTGCAATaaacagaaagaactgaaacaaaatgcattgAGCGTACTCAAGCTCTTGGTTTGGGTCGTAAGCTTCAGTGCTCACACACTgctctcatttattttccttggaaaaGCTCTGTGCATTTCTTGTCGGAAATCTTAGTATTTCAAAGTGTATCGTAAAAGTTCCAGTGTCGTTTCCAATCACTGTTTGCACCTTATCTCCGAACAGGAAATACTCTGTAGATCAAAACTAGTTACATATGTCTCCTTAGCACACACAGAACCAGCTTATTGTTTATCAGACTTCAGGCCAAAAGGCAGCTGAAGCCCagacaaggaaaacaaatccACAGTCATGATTTCATGCCCCTGAGAACACAGTTAACTGAGTGCATTCTCTATCCGTTAGCTAACCCTGCCCCAACTCCAAGTGCTGCTCTGTGCATCTCCCTGCATGAGGACAGTGGCCGACTCACCTGCATCACCTTCCCATCCTTTCCTCGATAGAGCGTGTAGAGCTGGTAGGCTCGGACCTCGTGGGGAGGCGGTGGAGAGGAGCAGTGATGTTTACTCCTGCGCTTAGGCACGTTTTGCTGGGGCCGAGGGAGGGTCTGCTGATCCGCTGGGGAGATGGGGTCCGAGAGTGCTGAAACCTGCATAAAATACACACAACGTTTTCCCTGTTTATGAGCCCCCTGGTAAACTATCCCTGGTGTCACAAATCCATTGTGACAATTACAGCAAAAACTTGAGTAAAACACCAATCCCGCTGCAGTGGCTGGCCACAACCTTGGTGTCTGTCAGCACAATAACCAGATTTCTGCACAAATCTGGTTCACGTGACCCTCAACAGCAGAATTTCcccatcagaaatgttttttttctgaagacccCAAGAGCATGGcggggctgctgccctggctcACCGACATGCTGAAGGGACACCTGTGCTACTGCTCAACAACTatcccttctctctctgctgttctAAATCTACTGATAccttttcctttggctttttctttttgctcttcttcccTTTGAGATCTGGTGAGGTTAACCGGGGTTCATCCTTCAGATCGCTCTTCCTCTGCGGTGGCTGGTCGCTGCTTGGCGTGTCATCAGCAGCTGAGACACTGCCCTGCTTGGAGCAAAGACAGGGAGAAGTTCAGAGCAGTtgcagagatggggaaaagctgccttttcttccatttctcagTTTTAAGCTGTTCTGCACATACGAGTGGGCAACTCTTTAGCAGCAAAGCACGACAGACTGCCTCAGACAACTGTTGGGGTCACGCACAAGTGACAGCTCCAAAAAGATTTAGTCCTGACGGGTTTTATTTATGCTCCCTGCTTGCGGTAGATGTAGCTGGTAATGCTGGGCTGTACCTTGCTCTGTACCACTTCATCCCGTGGTACCGACTGAGCTCGCCTTTCCTCCTTcagcttctctctcttcttcctcaggCTTCTTCCACGATTAAAGCGTGAGACCTGAAGGCAGACCACACTGTTACTCAGTGATGTCGTGCTCTTTCCTAGCACAGAGGCCAAGCAACAGGGCAGACCTTTTTCACCTCGATCTAAAAGGCAATGGATAAAGGAGAGTGCACTGTCAGAAGGACGCTGATGGGCCAAGCAACGTGGGTGCTTTTAGCTGTGAAAACACACCACCACTGAGCTACGTCCATCAGGGCACTTTGCTGTCCCCTGGAGGGGTTAGAACCTCCTCCTGTGTCCTCAGGCTGGTTGCCAAGCCAAGCCAAGCCAAGCCAAGCCAAGccaagcccagcccagcccagcccagcccttcTCACACAGAGGTGACAAGGAGGAGCAGAACAGGATTACGCCGGGTCTCATACCAGAATACAGAGCCCTCTCACATGCCTTCCGGCCTGAAGAGCATTGTAGCATTtcacacacagcagcagagtATAAACAGGACATTTTCTCCCCATTTCAAAGCATCTTCCAGTGCAAGCAGCCATCTTGGGGATGGGACACGTCCGcggcaggcagcagagggacACAACCTGGGAGCTTTTGGGTACAGGGCAGCTTTCTAACTCCTGGGCCACTGCAGGGAACAAGTGCCTCTGGCTCCTCCATCCTCTGCCAGTCAGGACAGCCAGGACCTCTGCCAGTGCTTAATGCTGAGGCTTAATCTGCACAACTTGCTGGGCTTGGGAGCTGAAAGGCTCCACATCAATAGACCTGAGGACAGCACACAATGCCAGCAGAAACATAGGCACCTTTCAGAGCAGAAGGTTAAGGACCAGGCGATGTGGCCCCTCAGGGTTAACTGGCCTCAGGtccatgtgtatgtgtgtgttggGGAGAGATTTGTAACGTACCTGTGATGCTTTAGTGAGGAGGAGCGCAACCTCAGGGTTATTGTGCTGTCTGGCAACCTCTAGAGGGGTCTGACCTGCCTGAGAcgaaaaagaaaatggcatttccTTCAAAACACAAGCTGCTGGAAATGTGGAATTTCTCCACTAAGGTTAGTACATGCTCTGTGCATGTACTCTTTACAAAAGTAAAGTGACTAACTGCTTTCATTTACCCAGATTTCATTCAACTCTAACATCCAAATATTTTCTACCAATACTATGAAGAGAGTTGAAGGGAGTCTGCATTAATACAAAATACCAATGGAAGTCCACATCCTGCTTACATTGTTGACAACGGATGCATCAGCCCCTGCCTCCAGCAACAGCTTAACCACCTTCCTGTGATTTAGAGCAGCAGCTACATGGAGCGCAGTATCCCCTGCCTGCAAgttagaaagcagaaaacaaccGTGTAACACAAGTCGTCGGGTCTCACCCTGCAGAAATCACACCTTCATAAAAGGTGCTCAGAGGTCAAAAGACCTACACTTACTGATGCAACAACTACGATTAAATAAGGCCTGGTcaataaaaaaagcagagttgGGAGGAAGGAGACAGGAGGGGGCAAGGAGCTGCTTCAGGGCAAGGAGCTGCTTCAGTCAGGTTTTGAGAAATGCAGATGGGGCACTGGTGATCTTGTTTAATTAAACCAAGTGACACATGATGCAACTTGGAGATAGCCCAGCTCTACTGCCCGCAAACGGATACATCTGAGGGCAGAACCGGTTTTCCCACCACaaccttccctttttttttcctttgcaggttTGATTATTTGGTGCGCAGGTGGTCATGTACCACATTACTCAAAAATAATCACGTAAGTACCAGCAGCGAGATTGTTGCTGTTCTCTTCATAAGattcctcaagaaaaaaagtttttggaCCAAAGCCAGGAGGTGATCCAGGTCCAGCACTAAAACACTGCCCTGCCCTTGTGCTGGTGCAGCGAGGTGAAGATGGCTGGGATCAGATTCGGGCGCCGGTAACACAGCCAGCAGCTGTTCAAGGGAGACCAGACATGTGCATATAATGCCCTCCTGTCCCCTTTGCCTTGCATTTTGCCTTCAGAAAATTAGATCTCCTCGAGACTAGTGGAAAACTATTGCTTATTACTAACTGGGATGAGGCGTAttcataaataaaattgttataTGTGCAAATATGGAACAACTTTGGGTAGTGCTGGGGAATGAAGGAAAGGGGTGTCTCTCTGTGCCAGGTTCACACCAGTTAATCTTAATATTCAGTAGCTCATTCTGCAAGTTAAAAAActcatttccaaataaaattacATAGTAAATTTAACATGCTGAAACCCATTTTGTTTGCTGTAATATCTCACATATCTAAGAAACAAGATTAAATGTACAGATCAGAAAACATCTTTATGGTCCTCAACTACACATGGAAAATTTCCCAGGAACACGAGACGACGTGGTTAAGCACCACATAATCTGATTATTTAGCAgatttaacacattttaatgTACTAAATCCATTCCCTTCTACCACCCAATTAGGCTATGCTATAGGTACAGCAATCAATTACTTCTCTAAAAAACAACTATGGATGATTAATCCTAGGTTAGACTGAGCATTACTCTGAATTTAAAGCatactttttcttcacttttatgTCCTTTTAATTCCCCCTACTGCAAAATGCAGCAAAGTATCCCAGAAGAATTCACACTTTTGCAGCATCTGAATGTTAGTGAGTTCTGCTTCACAATGTCTCTAGAATGGCCGTATGATCATTAAATCCTCATTACAGCGGAGAAAATGGGCCCCCATAAAATGCCCGAGTCTCTTGCCCAGTCTCGTTCTGCACAGAACTGGTAAGCACCCAGGAACACCAGCTCCTAACCCTATGCTTACTACCCCTGTCCCAAAGCCCCTTTCTATACCAACATACGATTGCAGAACCTCATAAATAGGCAACGCTTTAAAGAAATGATGCAAATGTGATGGCAAAATAATAAACCGCTGATATGCCGTTACTTTAAGGCTATTCTTAAAAGCTCAGGCATTTGGTGGTACAGTGAAACACAGAGTGAAGCAGGATTACTTGCGTAGGAATCCCTTTTCCCAACAACTAGCTGTATGCAAAGGGTGCAGAGTCGCAATGAGGTTCATGCACTGACCTGGTTCTTTTCATGGACAGAACAGAAAGCACTGAGCAGCACCCTAACGATGGGTAAGTGATTATAACGAGCAGCCACATGCAGACAGGTATCTCCTGCctgcaaacagaaacaaagctcTGAGCATGTAATCGCAGTAAGAAAGCTTGCACTTGTCGTGGTGTTCAGGGATGAAATAATCCTATTAAACCAAAAAGCGCAGTAAATGCCACACACCTCCACTGAACAGCAACGCTGTCTTCTCTGTGGTACAAAACCTACTATCTTGGGTGGGAAAGTTTAGCAAGAGCTGGGGTCAGGCAAGGTGGGGGTACGAATTCTTTAACCACTGATCGGAAATACTGGAATTATAAAATGCTGGTTTACTGCACTACAAAAACTGATTTACATTCGTACATGAAATCTGTTCTTCTGACCCAAACGATTGTGCTTTGGAAATCCCACTCAGTGTCACacataatgaagaaaatgggatgagTAGGGCCAGAGCAGCTTCCCCATGAGGGGTGGCACATGCACAGCTGGGactgggagctgggagcagaTCCCCATAGGTTTCCACTGCTGTGTGCCTCTGCCCACCCTGTTATCAAGCAGGGGCAAAGACATCTGGCTTCGTTTtgtagatttcttttttcctttgtcatgCCAGATCCATTATAAAATAGAAGGAAAGCTGTCTGAAATTGAATTCACCTTGAATCTGCCTTATTTGACAGACTGACACACAGTATATATTATCTGTCTCAGTGAGGGCAGGTCTGAAGACCTTCACCACTCTGGCATCAAACCCCTTTAAGATTTCCATCTTTTTGAGAGAGGAGGCCTTTTGCAGAATTGCATGATATTCTATGGGTCAGGCTGTCAGGACCACAAAAAGCAGTAAAGGACCAGCTGCCTCAGTCTATGCAACAGCAAAACCCCTTTCGGTTCCTTCCATCCCCACTCAAAGGATGGGTACAAGTAGTGTGTTGCTCAGTCCTATCAAAAGCATTCCTGTAGACAATGTACACAATGGCttgttagtgttttttttcaatagcatttataataaaaatcacagcttaAAGCACTTCTGAGTCTGTCTACAAGTTAAAGCAATATAGCTAAAACAAAggcacacaaaaccaaacacattctttttcaaaactcacATTATTTTTGAGCTCTGCTCGAGATCCTCCAAGTAACAAAACACGAGTACTCTGGGAATGGCTATTCTGGCAAGCCAGGTGAAGAGGTGTGTTACCTGCCTtagagaaatacaggaaaatataaaagccATATTTAGAAATTGGacataagcattaaaaaataaaacctcacaGGTCTTCCCACAAGAAGATCCACCCAGGGGCGGGAAGCTGTCACTGTTATTTTCCCGAAGATATGAGCTGAATGAACCTGGAGACTGAAATATCCTCTCCATCCTGGAAATGATTTATCTGGGATAtagtaaaagcagaaaatggacAGCCTAATGATATCTGCATTGCTCAagtctgcttgcagaaagcaaagactCTACAAACTGTCTGGTTCATTAATATCAAACAACATTATCGagtatttaatttaaagaactGTAATTCTTGTGTTTCAGGTTtcccccatgcacacacacaaagaaacacACTGCCACAGCACGGCATCTCTTGATCTCAAGCAAAGCCGGCCGTGACTGCTGCAGGGTGTGAGGCAGACAAGGGTCACAACAATTTCTGTTTCCTTACAATCGTAACACAAACCAGCTCCAAGTCTGGCTGGGTCAGTACGTGCTCTCACAGGATACAGATTCTAGGCTATTGGGAAGCTTCGATGTTCAGAGAGTGCAACAGTCTCCAGGCAAGAcgagaaggaagaaaaacaagccaCCCAAACCCCAGAGTATGGCATGCTAAGGTTCCTGAAAGAAGCAAACATGCcatttttacagaaagaaatcaaaaaaaagGTTGCCTGTGTATTCTCTTTCTAACACTGTGAAGCATTTTCTCGGTCTCACAAGTTTTTCTGGCAGCATTTGGCTTTTGTTGGCCTgaaaatgtttggggtttttggctCTTGGGAGCTAGAAATGAAGTCAGCTCAGGTAAAAAGGTTTCCCATGATTACTAGGCTGCCTGTTCACCTTCATTATGTCCTTTAATTTGTTCCCTGTGCTTTCAAGACAGATCAAAGCTGCAGGGTTTGAATTACAAAAGGCCAACTCTTACATGTGGTCTTAGGTCTTCAGTTCCACATTACAGACTGTTTCAGGCCTGAATGTAGTCTCTAAGCTGTGGCAGAcatgaacattttctttctcagctaAATTGCATttaagtgtcattttttttccctcctgggGAAAGCCTCTGCAATGTCTTTATCATTTGCTGTTTGGAAGGTTGGCCCTGGTGGGAAGGCAGAGAGGTCCTGTGCAGTAAGCAATGGGCGAGGACCTCAATGCTGGGAGAAGTCATGATGCTGGTGCCTGGGGTCAGGGCTCACAGAGTAGGCTCATCTGGCTCATCTCCCACAGGGTGACAAATCTCTCACCAGCTTCTGTGAGAGGGAGAGTGGGTCCAAGTTGTAACGATCTGGGGGTCTTCACTGGTCTGCTGAATCTTCACTGAAATGTACAGACTGATGGGAGGATTAAAAAGAAGACTACAACTGATCTTATGGGATGATCTATCACAGCGAAGAGTTTTCATTAAGCCAActtgactgaaaataaattgcatcTCCAGGGTGATTGCTGCACAGGTTGCTGCATTTCACTTAATATAGAAGCCGTCTTCAACTGCATTGCTCTTTTATATACTGTGCTCAAGTATGGCACAGAAACATggcagattttccttttttaacctttttcaagtgtttttaataaaaaaaaagctgaagatgcCACCATCTGCCAATACAATTTATCCTCCTTACTTTCAATAATCTCCTTATAAATCTCTATTTTTCAAGGTgagaaaatgttaaaagttCTCCATGCGTAGTAGTGTATGGTGCATTAAACAAACCTACTTATGCCACACTGAAAGAAACAGGGCTAAAAGAACATCATGCTTGCACATCTATAAGCTCAAACAGTAGGAAAGCTAGAATATTTGTGTATACCAATATTGTGTATCACAATACCAGAGAATTTTTTCAGTAAGATCCCATAACAATGAGAGGACACCTCATCCAGTCTCCATTTCTTTACTCCATTTTTGGCCCTGTTCTCTGCTTTTATCTGTCTTTTAACACAGTGTCTTTGTCCAGCATCAGAGCCGTTATTCCTCCTCCCCTGGTCCATGCACGCCTGCCTCCCAGCTGTgcctgccctctgcccgtgcaaCCCTCCATCTCACAGGCAGTTCTCCTTTCCCGGCTCCCCTGCCACAACTCCATTCCACTGCAGATGGTTGGTAAGGTTATCTACAGCCTCCTTGACATTTCTGCCTCAGCAGGTCACTGCAGTTAGCAAAGCAAGGCTACTCCACTTTACAGGAGAGCAGAAGGTAGCCCCTCGCTCCCGACAATACTTGCATATAATGTATGAAGGCTTACTTTCAATAGCAACTCTCACAGAGAAATCATGCATGAGGCTTCTGAGAATTTCCTCAAGCAAATTCAGAGCTCATTAGTATGACTCCTAGGGCTGCAAGAAGTGCATCCATACAAGCGTTCCCCAAACAGTCCCAGGAGATATTAACCACGAGTTATAGAAAATC
This region of Nyctibius grandis isolate bNycGra1 chromosome 1, bNycGra1.pri, whole genome shotgun sequence genomic DNA includes:
- the ANKRD6 gene encoding ankyrin repeat domain-containing protein 6 isoform X3; its protein translation is MSQQDVVAVLSERLLVAAYKGQVENVVQLINKGAKVAVTKHGRTPLHLAAHKGHLHVVQVLLKAGCDLDIQDDGDQTALHRAAVVGNTDVIAALIQEGCALDRQDKDGNTALHEACWHGFSQSAKVLVKAGANVLAKNKAGNTPLHLACQNSHSQSTRVLLLGGSRAELKNNAGDTALHVAAALNHRKVVKLLLEAGADASVVNNAGQTPLEVARQHNNPEVALLLTKASQVSRFNRGRSLRKKREKLKEERRAQSVPRDEVVQSKQGSVSAADDTPSSDQPPQRKSDLKDEPRLTSPDLKGKKSKKKKPKEKVSALSDPISPADQQTLPRPQQNVPKRRSKHHCSSPPPPHEVRAYQLYTLYRGKDGKVMQAPINGCRCEPLINKLENQLEATVEEIKAEFGSVQDKMNVKLGQMETKTQHQLRVLDKLMAERLSAERTECLHRLQQHTELEKNEGEKRQISLVDELKTWCLLKIQNLELKLSGDSRSSRPKSTLSTCESLTETLDTENNPHSAKDCKASQAMLQSEGSHQHSSVTLPNSLSEDGGKSRAQMPEQSFGQHFCIQQDGASGTEQQLIVGRPVSSSALVQDVRPKDKAVSASTFHRFQQELPSSELVGSKLRHVKVQAALQPLTEPAKTEPQSGYYIDKGTQTKKSSKSGQSRHKALHHAGAHQSQEQQPSAGQPPAPLPRDTSQALEITQYFFEAVSTQMEKWYERKIEEARCQANQKAQQDKAALKDYIKSLEEELSKLRTKVQKES
- the ANKRD6 gene encoding ankyrin repeat domain-containing protein 6 isoform X4, yielding MTSSGLEWDYYEFQPVESSSVEYATPGANSFLLPANIENSYWDPNAISEWSMSIHTAHTSEIVKEKVVPVKEIKDEKNKRNQKRKARKEPRRSERENEGDQTALHRAAVVGNTDVIAALIQEGCALDRQDKDGNTALHEACWHGFSQSAKVLVKAGANVLAKNKAGNTPLHLACQNSHSQSTRVLLLGGSRAELKNNAGQTPLEVARQHNNPEVALLLTKASQVSRFNRGRSLRKKREKLKEERRAQSVPRDEVVQSKQGSVSAADDTPSSDQPPQRKSDLKDEPRLTSPDLKGKKSKKKKPKEKVSALSDPISPADQQTLPRPQQNVPKRRSKHHCSSPPPPHEVRAYQLYTLYRGKDGKVMQAPINGCRCEPLINKLENQLEATVEEIKAEFGSVQDKMNVKLGQMETKTQHQLRVLDKLMAERLSAERTECLHRLQQHTELEKNEGEKRQISLVDELKTWCLLKIQNLELKLSGDSRSSRPKSTLSTCESLTETLDTENNPHSAKDCKASQAMLQSEGSHQHSSVTLPNSLSEDGGKSRAQMPEQSFGQHFCIQQDGASGTEQQLIVGRPVSSSALVQDVRPKDKAVSASTFHRFQQELPSSELVGSKLRHVKVQAALQPLTEPAKTEPQSGYYIDKGTQTKKSSKSGQSRHKALHHAGAHQSQEQQPSAGQPPAPLPRDTSQALEITQYFFEAVSTQMEKWYERKIEEARCQANQKAQQDKAALKDYIKSLEEELSKLRTKVQKES